GTTAGAACATGAGTACCGTTGTCACATTATCACCAGCAGTATTCATTAACCCAACCATAATgactcacaaccataaagggttctGCAACACTGCTGGCCCAAGCCTTAGCCTTGGCTAAGACTGCTGAACTGATACACGACTTTGTTGAATGAAAAGCAAATGAGCAGAGAACACTAAACCTCTGCAGGTGTTTAACTTTTGTTGTTCTTCTCCACTGATGGGATTGGATATtagatcacaggaggctgctgaggggaggacggctcataataatggctgtaatagagtgaatggaatggtatcaaacacatggaaaccatgtcttTGAAAGTGTTCGATATCATTCCAttaattccgttccagccattactatgagcctctcctccccaattaaggtgccactggCCGCCTGTGCACTAGATTGGAAACCCTTTCACCCCGGCTCTGTCAAGCTTACCTTACTCCCCATGCTGTCACCAATTCAGTCTGCACATTTTGCCTCAAATGACGAGTCCCTCCCCAATAGCGACTCAGGTGGTAAAGTAATAGAAATGTGCCAGACCCTAAAAAATACAAGTTTCCCAGTAAGGCGTGTTCAATTAATATTTTACCCAGTAGGCTACAGACAGAGACAATTAGCTCCAAAGTTCAAGGGTAAAACTTTCGACGAGCACATACAGAGCAGAGGAGCAGCACAAGAAGACAAGTTAAAGAAGCTTGTCAAGAAATGCAATTAATTTGTTGCATTGACAAGGAATGCCCATCCATCAGTGTCTACAGGTAAGTTGCAGTGTTTTACATAACTAACGGTAAAGTAAATTCTGTTAATTCAGAATGGCACATACTGTCCTATCAGTTTTAACTTGCATTTTGACAGTTCATATGTAGACCGATCTGTTGGAACATATTATACTATAATAACGCAAAAGCCAACAATTGTCACATTCAATACTTCAAAATGCATGGGCCTACATGACTTTGTTTTAAAGTTGTGACTGCTGTTTTTTGGTTTaaggcaattccatggtaacagagtGGTACAATATATTACAATATTTCTACGCCATTTTTTGTCGGTCAAACATCTGCTATGGTAATGGCCAATTCCACGATAACAGAGTGATGCTGATACACcccgatttttcactttaaaatgtataccaaacaaaaaaactatgattgcaaagttaaacaactATGCATAAGgattacttttaacaatttcaacTGAACCTCTTGcagaaacacatttacttgaagaacagtgcagattcaaagtttggtaacagaatgacagtttGTGGTTTGTGTAATCATTgggttaccaaactttgcatcaaaacaaaaataataacacaTTGCAATAATAACTCAGTTCAAGCATATCATAAGAAGTTATGACAGAATGATGGCACAAACTGTCATTATTACCAAACGTTGCATTTGTAAACGTGTTTTTACAAATATTTCcctggaaattgttaaaagtagtcattgTGTGCATAGTTGTTTAGTTTGTTACTTTGCAATTATTCttttttgtttggtatacattttAAAGTAAACAAATCTGAGTTTCAGCATCACTCTTATCGTGGAAATTCCCTTTACCATAGCAAATGTTTGATGATCGACAAAGGGCGTAACAATATTGCATTGGTAACATTGATCTACTGTACAAATTTAAGTCGGGCGAGCTACAGAGTAACAATTTGTGGTAAATATATCACGATACAAATTAACCAATCTCGCGCTACAATGTGACAATTTGTAGCCAATCATCTTGGAGTTTGGATCATTTTGGATGATTGCTTTAGCGTTCTTATTTATAGAGGCTTGCAAGGGTGACTAAATCAGTTTGGTGGTAATGTTGAAGTaaactggggtgtattcattacctcTTGCAACGGAAACCGTTTAAATAACAGTGGTTTTGTAACATTGATATTCATCAGAAACAAAATGCTATACTTTCATTAAGGGGAAAGAAAGCCTAGTTCCATTGCATACATTTTGTTTGACCGCATTATTGTTTATTTAATATAGGCTCATGCCCAAACCTAATAGATTCGATTACTTATTCAACCAATGGTTGAAATCGTAGCGATTTACTGCAAACACGCCTCGGTTTTGAGAGCTCCTGATATGGCCCATCCAGTCCACTGGATTCTCAGGTCTGTAGCTGCACATTTTGCTATCGTACTCCCTTTATCAGGTCCAGTAAATTCTATAACATCAAATGGTATTCTAACATCGTACCAGCCCCAATATCTTAAAAACAGTCCTGTGTAAAGTTCACATCCATAGTAGGTAGGCGTGGCCAACGACAATTTGATAAGACATAGGCGGCGGCGTCTTCTTCTTCGGTGAGGTTTAacagcggttggcatccaatatgttgcattacGCCCCCAACTGAACTATAGTATAGATCAATTACACTTTGTGATACAAAATTCTAAAGGGGAAGTGGGAgaaaattaaaaatatattttaattaccctaccaactaaccctataCTCATTAAAACCCATCACCTTTACTTTAACCCTATCTTATCCTACCCCGGACCAACGGCCTGAGAGGATTGGACATTATCACTTAACACATGCTGAAACTCTTCTGGGAGGATGGGACACTACCACTCAACACATGCTGAAACTCTTCTGAGAGGATGGGACACTACCACTCAACACATGCTGTAACTCTTCTGAGAGGATGGGACACTACCACTCAACACATGCTGTAACTCTTCTGAGAAGATGGGACACTACCACTCAACACATGCTGTAACTCTTCTGAGAGGATGGGACACTACCACTCAACACATGCTCTAACTCTTCTGAGAGGATGGGACACTACCACTCAACACATGCTGTAACTCTTCTTAAGTAAAATCTCATACTCCCAAATACttttctgcagctgccaccacaacatactTTTTCTGTGATTTATGTTCAATTTCTGCAGTAcggttgataaccattgctatgaacgctaagaagccaaccttactgaagcatactGTATATCACTCATTGGTCTATCCCTCTGTGCTAGCACAGATATCCTCTCAGAATCCCtcacccttgacccatcctcttctactttcttcactgcctcagcatacgacaTGTTCTGCACTAAACTTCCGATCCACAGCAACATGTgcacccctacagttgacacaACTTTATCCACCAAAACGACACAATCCTCTatcccatgccctcctgcacacttcccagATCCTGGAATCTCCCTCATACACACTGCTCTGACATGACCATAAACGTTGCACCTGAAACAGTGCAGTGGATTCGCCACAAAAGCTTTAACAGGATAACTGATATATCCTAACATGACCTTGTTGGGTAAAGATTCTGACTCAAAACTGAAAAGGActgacagtgactcctctgtttcaccacgctcaCCACCAGGTCTGTGTCGTACCACACGGTGGGCTtcacaaacaccaggaatcttcaacttcacctccacactaaacactacaccagAAATAGCTCATTTTAATGGTGCCCTGTTCCTAAGAGCAAAGCAAGAAACAGATCTTGACCCAAGTTGTGTGACACGGAGCGCCCGCTAGTTCTGGTCAGAAGAAACACGAACACATATAACAAGTCCACTACAGTTTACCTTCACTGATTCAACTGCACCCAACTCTTTTCCCACcaaccctgaaaccacaaatggatccacCAAAAGGCAAGGATCCAGTTTATCCAAAAATATCACTCCTACTGGACCAAATGTATCTTTATCATAACCATGTGCATCAATGCAAGGCTCGGGCTCCTCACAACACCTTCTAACCCTTCCATTTCACCTCCAGAACTCAAACTGCTGTCCAGCTCAACCTGTTTCAACTTGACACCAATCTTCCTTGACAACCTCTCACTTGTTATTTCTAGCTCAACAGATTCAAACCCATCCTCTGCCTCCCtcaatctcctctctctttctctccaatcCTCTGCCCTTAACCAATTACCCGACTCCTTCTGCAAATATTCAACTTTTCCAAGCCAAAATCTATTTTTAGCCTCGAGAGAGAGACATGCTAAGCCCTGTACTCCCTCCACTTCAAACTCAAGCCATCGCCAGTTCACCGTCCTTCCTCCCGGGCTAATAATGCAATACATTCATCAGACATAGGTGTGCTAAGAACACTGGGAACACAGggggactcccgagtggcgctgcggtccaaggcactgcatctcagtgctagaggcatcactacagaccctggttcaattccaggctgtatcacaaccagccatgattgggagtcccatagggcggcacacaattggcccagcgtcgtccgggtttggctggggtaggctgtcattgtaaataagaatttgttcttaactgacttgcctagttaaataaaggtgaaataaaaaaatgtagtcATTAAAACTGCCATACACTTTAGACGTTTGATGCACTTTTGATCTTGAGCTTAATAGGCATCCATCCCGACTAATGTCTTAACTTGTCGTTCCTCAACCTCTACATTTCCAGGGATAAAAAGCTCAACGTCAGGGAAAAGGAGAAATTATGGCAGAGGGCAATGGTCCAAAAGGAGGCACTGGGGTCTTTGCTAAAAGATTCCAAAGGCAGCTGAGCAGGGGCAAAGAGAAGGTATACAGTACTTTAACTTTCTCAATATAATGCACACTATTATTATCAAGTTGTTTGAGGTTTGACATAGTATTCCCTACTTTTTAGGTCTTGCAGAAGTTTGGAAAGACAGTGGAGACCAAAGATGAAATATTTGAACAATGCCTCCTAAATCTGAATGACCAACAGGTAGTCATcatgacagtacagtactacacagaGATCAGACCATACCATGTGTATGAACCTGTAACAATAACTTTAAACGGATATGTGATTTATATTCTATAGAAAAGGCCTGGAAATCTGCCCCAGTAAATCCCATAGATGTATGTATAGCCTACAGACAAGATGAGTCACTCTATAATCTCTGTTTGCAGATTGTTGGGAACCGGTTATACAAGGACCTGAAGATTTACCTTAGTTCTGTCAAAGGTAAACATTTGTTCAGTCCGTCTGTGTTGTAAATTAAATGTGATCTGTATGATGCTGTCCATAAATTGCATGGTTTTCTATAGCTTTAGCACCATCAGTAGTGCCCCGGTCTGATAACATGTGATCCATGCTGTCGACTTTCCACAGGAATGCGGGAAGCTTCAAAACATCTTTCCCAGTCTCTGTATGGTGTCTATGAGCCGGACTGGGATGGAAAAGAGGACCTGGGGACCATTGTAGAGGTCAGTCATAGCACTGCTGTATTATTATGAATGGCATGCATGACTGTTGGCTATTATTATGCAAATGTCTGTATaacaaaaaacatacattttctcCATATGCCAAAAGGGTGAAGACGACCTGTGGAATGATTATGAGGCAAATCTGATAGATAAGGCACTTTGCACCATGGAGTCTTACATAAGCCAGTTCCCAGATGTCAGGGTAaggatggaaacacacacacacacactcccaaaaTATTTGATCTCACACGTGCGTTATTCCTTTACTCCAACCCCCCAGGAGAGGGTGGCCAAACGAGGCAGGAAGTTAGTCGACTACGATTCCTCCCGTCACCACTTGGAGGCGATGCAGAATGCTAAAAAGAAAGATGATGTCAAAATAGCCAAGGTCAGACAGACAAGATACCCCTGTCTACTTAATTTGCACAACAATGATCATTTAAACAAAACTACAAACTCACCTCATCATGGTGCTTCTCTCGGTACAGGCAGCTGAGGAGGTAAACAGAACCCAGATTGTCTTTGAGGACATCAACAGAGAGCTGAGGGATGAGCTCCCTATTCTCTATGACAGGTAAGGAGTCAGAAGTCCGCACATAGCCAGatagacattacatttacatttacatttaagtcatttagcagacgctcttatccagagcgacttacaaattggtgcattcaccttataatatccagtggaacaaccactttacaatagtgcatctaaatcttttaaggggggggttagaaggattactttatcctatcccaggtattccttgaagaggtggggtttcaggtgtctccggaaggtggtgattgactccgctgtcctggcgtcgtgagggagcttgttccaccattggggtgccagagcagcgaacagttttgactgggctgagcgggaactgtgcttcctcagaggtagggaggcgagcaggccagaggtggatgaacggagtgcccttgtttgggtgtagggcctgatcagagcctgaaggtacggaggtgccgttcccctcacagctccgtaggcaagcaccatggtcttgtagcggatgcgagcttcgactggaagccagtggagtgtgcggaggagcggggtgatgtgagagaacttggggaggttgaacaccagacgggctgcggcgttctggatgagttgtaggggtttaatggcacaggcagggagcccagccaacagcgagttgcaataatccagacgggagatgacaagtgcctggattaggacctgcgccgcttcctgtgtgaggcagggtcgtactctgcgaatgttgtagagcatgaacctacaggatcgggtcaccgccttgatgttggtggagaacgacagggtgttgtccagggtcacgccaaggctcttagcactctgggaggaggacacaagggagttgtcaaccgtgatggcgagatcatggaacgggcagtccttccccgggaggaagagcagctccgtcttgccgaggttcagcttgaggtggtgatccgtcatccacactgatatgtctgccagacatgcagagatgcgattcgccacctggttgtcagaaaggggaaaggagaagattaattgtgtgtcatcagcatagcaatgatatgagagaccatgtgaggatatgacagagccaagtgacttggtgtatagcgagaataggagtgggccaagaacagagccctgggggacaccagtggtgagagcacgtggtgccgagacagattctcgccacgccacctggtaggagcgacctgtcaggtaggacgcaatccaagcgtgggcggcgccggagatgcccagctcggagagggtggagaggaggatctgatggttcacggtatcaaaggcagcagataggtctagaaggatgataGCAGAATGACAAATACATCATCAGGTCAAGTGTGTCAACAAAGAAAAAGTAGCAGACAATTTATATGAATAATGTTTTTTCTTCTCTTCATTTTGTTGCTGAAGTCGAATTGGATGCTATGTGTCAGTCTTCACAGCCATCTCAAATTTACGGGACACCTTCTTCAAGGAAATTATTACGGTATGTGCAGGTCATATTCTTCTCAAAAACTGGGGTGGGAACACAGAAAAAGCAGTTATGTGGGGCTTTGCTTTGGTTTATAAAAAACTGAACTGTTTTGTCAGCATTTAGGTAAGAAAAGTCCTAGCTCTTTCAGTTTATATCTATTCTTAAAATGGTGTAAtatcctctctttcagttcaatGGTGATTTGCAGAATGTGATGAAGGGCCTGAAGGATCAGTATCCAGACAAGGTGTTTGTCGTCAAAGGGTTGAATCAGTAAGTTGGCTAGGATTTTACATCTCTCACCAgccctgtttttttttattaacttTCCTCCCATTTTGAGTCTATCGATGAGCTGTGGTCTGGGATGAACAAAATAGTGAGTGTTACATAAAACATAACGGTAATTAAAGCAAAGTAAGCGTATCAACATGTCGTCATCCTATCCCTCCTCTCACATATCTTTCAGGACTGGCTCTCTGAAGAGGCGATCTTTCATGTCCCCCAGGTCGTGGAGCGCTAGCTTCTCTGACTTCCATCAGAGTTATAGTCCGGGCAAGTCCAGCACCCTCACTAGAGACAGGTCCAGCTTCAGATCCCTTAGTAGTCCTCGCTATGATGAGTCACTCACCAGCACCCCTGCAGTCTCCCCACGGTCCCCACGTACTAAAGAGCCCTCTTCAGAGGCCCAAGACCTGGATGCAGACTCGACCCGCAGTGAAGGCCCCACTGCAGAGAAGAAACCGGAATCTGAAAGCAGGGATAACACCACCACAAAAGGGGCCTCTGGCAGCGGCCAGAAGTCAGAAGAGAAACTGacggaggaagagaaggatgtgAAAGAGGGAGAGCCTCCTTCAGACCAGTACTCCACCACCTCAGATAagaaaggagaagaagaaagcTCTTCTGCGTTGACAGCAAGTACTTCCGATGTGACCAACTCCCATAACTCAGAGAACGTTGAGCTCCAGTCCTCGGCCATAGACACCCCCCagctgaccatagagagccctgtGGCCCCTGAGGACTCTGGGGCCCACGGTGTGCAGAACGGAGCGGCTTCTGATGGCTCCGATGCTAACATAGAGACCACCGTGCTTGTCCaaaaggtgagacacacacacaacctttaaTGACCTCTCGTATGTAGTACATTTGATTTACATGCCGGTCTACTCTAATCAAGACAGGCAGTATAATAATGGGATTCCATCGACTGCTGCTAGACCGTTTGGATCTACTGGTATataatttttcttttcttttactTTTAGGCAGCAAAATTACATATCCAGGAGCAAGAGGGTGCGAAAAACACTGTGGTTTAATGAAGGATCTCTGAGGAAAAGGTTGTTACTGTCTAAAGTAACTGTAATTGAGTTATTATATTGAGTTTCTTATTTCCTGAGTTGTTAACTGTCAAAATGTTATGCATTTGTTCACAGAACGAGTTATAGTAATAAGGGAGAGTGGATAAATACTGCACAAGGGAAAATAGGATCAATATGAAAAGCCTTCTCAATATTACTGGAGGGATATAAGAATATCTCCTGTTTCCACCTGCTGTCTAAGATCTGGAAGCTCTTGCTTGTGGACAATATACTTTCAATACAAACGTTTCGTTTTTTAATTAATAAAATCAATGGTATGCCAATTTGTGCTTTGTTTAGGGTTGTGCCAGTATACACCCAATAACTTTATACACCCAATAACTGTGAATTGTATTTTAATTTAATTGTAGAGAAACTGCAAGTTCACAAAATTATACTTGACTCAATTTGACATTCAGCTTTGCAAAACTGTATCTCATttcatagagccccacagtggaggtgtcataaccataaaacctagcggtcaaacagggaaatggttccaataatttTTCCGCCATACAttttttagaaacacttcaaataagggctgtgtttcgtgtagacttaccctggtgtgacgtggaaaaactattggaaccatttccctgtttgaccgctaagctttatgggtattatgactcatactgtgttACTCTATATAAGTTTGCTAAATTGTACCTGAAAAACTTGATTATTGATTAAACAAATAGCTTTTTATAATGTCTTGTTTAGTGACACTGCCGTTAATTGAAAAACCAAAATCAAATGACTAAAtcaaacagtggtgtaaagtacttaagtaaaaatactttaaagtactacttaagtcatttttttgtgtatctgtactttactatttatatttttgacaacttctactttcactttatcacattcctaaagaaaatgtattttttactccatacattttccctgacacccaaaaggtacttgttacattttgaatgcttagcaggataggaaaatgggccaattcacacacttctcaagagaacatccctggtcatctctactgcctctgatctggcaaactcactaaacacaaatgcatcacttgtaaattatgtctgagtgtaggagtgtgcccctggctatccataaataaaataaaaacacacattgtgccatctggtttgtttaatatttgaaattatttatatttttacttttgaaacttaaaTATACATTTGcttttgattcttaagtatatttaaagccaaatacttttagacttttactcaagtagaattttactgggtgactttcacttgagtcattttctattaaggtatctttacttttactttagtatgacaattgggtactttttccaccactgaaatcAAAGGTGTCTTTTGATTAATTTTGTTTTTATATAAAATGTCTCAAACATCTTTGTCCCGATATAGTGTCTTTATTTATTTGTCTTTAACTAGGTTTATGTCCATTGGCACAGaaaacagattttcatgcgaatattctcaacagcaacaaaaaatatatatatgcattttcccaccagagatgttttcATCAAATTGActtaatttttgttttgttttttatattattttttaccccttttttcttaACAAATCAATACAAAAAGTACATGGGGGAACACATGTTTATATATAGAATATACAAAGGACAATTGGGCTAgggggtacaatatcacattacacaagaACCTTAAGGGACATACACACAGCTATAATTCTAACAGCTTTTTTGTTGGTAGAACAAAATATAGTTACATTTCTTTTTGCAAGGTAAGAGtgtggtgttttgtttgttaattctGATACATAAAAATGTTCTATTTATTTACATGACCCTATGATCAATTGGCTACACAGAAGACGCTCTCCGGGTCTGCACTGGAcatcatatgtgaattgattgcccccccatctagcatcagagttcgtactgctaggtgacctaaattgggatatgcttaacaccccggccatcctgcaatctaagctagatgccatcaatctcacacaaatgatcaaagaACCTACCAGGGACAACcgcaaatccgtaaacatgggcaccctcatagtcatcctgaccaacttgccctccaaatacacctctgctgttttcaaccaggatctcagtgatcactgcctcattgcctgtgtcctttgagtctgcggtcaaacgaccacccctcatcactgtcaaatggtccgtaaaacacttctgcgagcaggcctttccaattgacctggcccgggtatcctggtagaatattgacctcatcccgtcagtagaggatgcctggttattgtttaaaagtgctttcctcaccatctcaaataggcatgcccctttcaaaaaatatagaactaagaacagatatagtccttggttcactccagacctgactgcccttgaccaacacaaaaacaccctgtggcgtactgcactagcatcaaatagtccctgcgatatgcaacttttcagggaagtcgggaaccaaaacacacagtcagttaggaaagcaaaggctagctttttcaaacagaaatgtgcatcccgcagcactaattccaaaaagttttgggacactgtaaagtccatggagaataagagtacctcctcccagctgcccactgcactgagactaggaaacactgtcaccgctgataaatccacgataatcgagaatttctataagcatttctctacggctggctatgctttctacctggctaccccaaccccggccaacagctctgcacagcaactggcccaagcc
The window above is part of the Salmo salar chromosome ssa15, Ssal_v3.1, whole genome shotgun sequence genome. Proteins encoded here:
- the LOC106572521 gene encoding bridging integrator 2 isoform X1 — encoded protein: MAEGNGPKGGTGVFAKRFQRQLSRGKEKVLQKFGKTVETKDEIFEQCLLNLNDQQIVGNRLYKDLKIYLSSVKGMREASKHLSQSLYGVYEPDWDGKEDLGTIVEGEDDLWNDYEANLIDKALCTMESYISQFPDVRVRMETHTHTLPKYLISHVRYSFTPTPQERVAKRGRKLVDYDSSRHHLEAMQNAKKKDDVKIAKAAEEVNRTQIVFEDINRELRDELPILYDSRIGCYVSVFTAISNLRDTFFKEIITFNGDLQNVMKGLKDQYPDKVFVVKGLNQTGSLKRRSFMSPRSWSASFSDFHQSYSPGKSSTLTRDRSSFRSLSSPRYDESLTSTPAVSPRSPRTKEPSSEAQDLDADSTRSEGPTAEKKPESESRDNTTTKGASGSGQKSEEKLTEEEKDVKEGEPPSDQYSTTSDKKGEEESSSALTASTSDVTNSHNSENVELQSSAIDTPQLTIESPVAPEDSGAHGVQNGAASDGSDANIETTVLVQKAAKLHIQEQEGAKNTVV
- the LOC106572521 gene encoding bridging integrator 2 isoform X2; this translates as MAEGNGPKGGTGVFAKRFQRQLSRGKEKVLQKFGKTVETKDEIFEQCLLNLNDQQIVGNRLYKDLKIYLSSVKGMREASKHLSQSLYGVYEPDWDGKEDLGTIVEGEDDLWNDYEANLIDKALCTMESYISQFPDVRERVAKRGRKLVDYDSSRHHLEAMQNAKKKDDVKIAKAAEEVNRTQIVFEDINRELRDELPILYDSRIGCYVSVFTAISNLRDTFFKEIITFNGDLQNVMKGLKDQYPDKVFVVKGLNQTGSLKRRSFMSPRSWSASFSDFHQSYSPGKSSTLTRDRSSFRSLSSPRYDESLTSTPAVSPRSPRTKEPSSEAQDLDADSTRSEGPTAEKKPESESRDNTTTKGASGSGQKSEEKLTEEEKDVKEGEPPSDQYSTTSDKKGEEESSSALTASTSDVTNSHNSENVELQSSAIDTPQLTIESPVAPEDSGAHGVQNGAASDGSDANIETTVLVQKAAKLHIQEQEGAKNTVV